In the Xanthobacteraceae bacterium genome, TGTCGGCGGCGGAAAGATACGCGACCTCGACACCGGGAAGTTCGGGAATGGTGCCGCGGTAATCGCGTCCGCCGCGGCCCTGCACCAGCGACAGGCCCGCGCGCCCGAAGAACGCATGCGCGTTCTCCATCAGGCGGCCTTTGCTCGGCACGGCAAGAACGAGCGCGCTCATTTCGCACCCGCTTTTTCGAGTTCGGCGACCCATGCGGCGAAACCGACCGCGGGCACCGGCGTTGCATTGCCGAGAAGTGTCAGCAGCGAGTCATAGCGTCCGCCCGCGACCAGCGGCCAGTTCACGCGCTCCGCGGGATCGTAGAGTTCGAACACCATGCCGGAATAATAATCGAGCGCGCGGCCGAAAGCGGTCGCGAAACGGATTTTCGCGACGTCGATTCCGGCGGCAGCGAAGAAGCCCGCGCGCTGCTCGAAGAAGTCGAGCGCTTCCGTGAGATCAAGGTTTGCGTCGTTCGCGAGTGCGCGCAGCGAAGCCAGCGCGTCGTCGGGGTCGCCCGCGATGCGCAGGTATTTTTCCAGCACCGTGCTCGCTTCCGGCGCAAGACCCGCAGTCGCGCCGCGCGAGGCCTGTTCCAGAAAGCGCTCGGAGATTTCCTCGACCGTGCGGCCGCCGACCGCGGAGATGCCCGCGATGGAAAGAATGTCGGAGACGAAAGCGCGCGCTTCGCGCGGGTCCGCGCCTTCCAGCGCGGCGAGCACGCCCGCGTGGGACTTGCGCGGGTCCTTCACGCCCTTGAGGTTCGCGAGATCGGCTTCCAGCGTGCCGGTGCGGTTGAAGTCTTTCAGTAGCCGCCGCTGCCATACCGGCGGCAATTTCAACGCCGCGACCAGCGCCGAGAACAGGCCGACATCGCCCATGCGGATCGCAGGCGCATCTACGCCAAAAGCACGTGCGGATTCGAGCGCGAGCGCGAGACATTCCGCGTCGGCTGCCGCCTTGTCCTCGCGGCCGAGCTGTTCGATCCCGCCTTGCAGATATTCGCCGCTGCCGCCGCCGCGGTCGCGGAACACCGGGCCGAGGTAGCAGTAGCTCGCTGGACCGCCGGTGCCCTTATTCATGTGCGCGCGGCAAACCGGGATGGTGAGGTCGGGGCGCAGGCAGAGTTCGTCGCCGGTGGAATCGGTGAAGGTAAACAGGCGGCGGCGCAGTTCCTCGCCCGAAAGCTCGAGGAAAATCTCGGCCGGTTGCAGGATCGCCGGCTCCACGCGCGCATAGCCCGCGCGCTCGTAGAGTTCTACGAGCACGGCGCCGGAGCCGTTCTTGCCGTTGGTCGTGCCTGTCGTCATGGCGCGGGCTTGTAGCAGGGAGTGGGGAGGGGCGCTATCGCGCTTCGAGCGGAAGGTTAGGGGCGTCCGGTCAATGGATACCGTGCCGCTTGAGCACTTCCTGCACGGTCTCGACCAGCTTGTCGGCGCTGACGGAGAACTGCGCCGGGCGCGAAGCGCGCCATTCGGCGTTCGAGGCGATGGCTTCCGCCGCCTTCTTGCCGTCGATCAGATCCTTGATCTGCACTTCGCCGTTCGCCAGTTCGTCGCCGCCCTGGATGACCGCGACCGGCGAGTTGCGCTTGTCGGCGTATTTAAGCTGGTTGCCGAAGTTCTTCGGGTTGCCGAGATAGAGTTCGGCGCGGATGTTGGCGAGGCGCAGCGCCTTCACCATCGCCTGATAATCGGCGATGCGATCCTTGTCGAACACGGTGACGACCACGGGGCCGTATTCCGGTTTGTCGTCGATTTTCTTAAGCGCTTTCAGCGCCGCTAACAGACGCGACACGCCGATTGAAAAGCCGGTCGCGGGTACAGGCTCGGCGCGGAAGCGTGCGATCAGTCCGTCATAACGCCCGCCGCCGCCGACCGAGCCGAAGCGGACCGGATTTCCCTTCTCGTCTTTCGTCTGGAAAGTCAGTTCGGCCTCGTAGACCGGGCCGGTGTAATAT is a window encoding:
- a CDS encoding ATP phosphoribosyltransferase regulatory subunit codes for the protein MTTGTTNGKNGSGAVLVELYERAGYARVEPAILQPAEIFLELSGEELRRRLFTFTDSTGDELCLRPDLTIPVCRAHMNKGTGGPASYCYLGPVFRDRGGGSGEYLQGGIEQLGREDKAAADAECLALALESARAFGVDAPAIRMGDVGLFSALVAALKLPPVWQRRLLKDFNRTGTLEADLANLKGVKDPRKSHAGVLAALEGADPREARAFVSDILSIAGISAVGGRTVEEISERFLEQASRGATAGLAPEASTVLEKYLRIAGDPDDALASLRALANDANLDLTEALDFFEQRAGFFAAAGIDVAKIRFATAFGRALDYYSGMVFELYDPAERVNWPLVAGGRYDSLLTLLGNATPVPAVGFAAWVAELEKAGAK